The following coding sequences lie in one Pseudomonas monsensis genomic window:
- the murI gene encoding glutamate racemase, producing the protein MRDAPIAVFDSGVGGLSVLAEIQHLLPNESLLYFADCGHIPYGEKTPEFIRQRCSVMAGFFREQGAKALVIACNTATVAAVAELRRDFPDWPMVGMEPAVKPAAAATRSGVVGVLATTGTLQSAKFAALLDRFATDVRVITQPCPGLVELIESGDLHSAELRQMLQGYVEPLLANGCDTIILGCTHYPFLKPMLKSMIPPDISLIDTGAAVARQLRRLLAERDLLAEGPNRAVRFWTSADPQYFKSILPLLGQTAGDVQNFSL; encoded by the coding sequence ATGCGTGACGCACCGATCGCGGTGTTCGACTCCGGTGTCGGCGGCCTGTCGGTGCTGGCGGAAATCCAGCACTTGCTGCCCAATGAATCGCTGTTGTACTTCGCCGATTGCGGACACATCCCCTACGGTGAGAAAACCCCGGAGTTCATTCGCCAGCGTTGCAGCGTGATGGCCGGGTTTTTCCGTGAGCAGGGCGCCAAGGCCCTGGTGATCGCCTGCAACACCGCCACGGTGGCGGCGGTTGCCGAATTGCGCCGCGACTTCCCCGACTGGCCGATGGTCGGCATGGAGCCTGCGGTCAAGCCGGCAGCGGCGGCCACCCGCAGCGGCGTGGTCGGCGTACTCGCCACCACCGGCACCTTGCAGAGCGCAAAATTCGCCGCTTTGCTTGATCGTTTCGCCACGGATGTGCGCGTCATTACCCAGCCATGCCCCGGTCTGGTCGAGCTGATCGAAAGCGGCGACCTGCACAGCGCCGAGTTGCGGCAGATGTTGCAAGGCTACGTCGAACCGCTGCTGGCCAATGGTTGTGACACGATCATTCTCGGCTGCACCCACTATCCTTTTCTCAAGCCGATGCTCAAGTCGATGATTCCGCCGGACATCAGCCTGATCGACACCGGCGCGGCAGTGGCGCGACAACTTCGGCGGTTATTGGCCGAGCGCGATCTGCTTGCCGAGGGCCCGAACCGGGCGGTCAGATTTTGGACCAGTGCCGATCCGCAGTACTTCAAAAGTATTTTGCCGCTATTGGGGCAAACAGCCGGCGATGTGCAAAACTTCAGCTTGTAA
- a CDS encoding DUF2878 domain-containing protein, with the protein MLERLANALLFQIGWLACVLGGNSLWLLLALAVLVIHLRWISSWVEEGRLILSVVIVGTAVDSVLRGLNVFEFQDLSPLIPLWLMLLWALLATTLRHCLAWSARPWWLASMLGAVGGGLSYYAGGRLAGVQFPYGEIPTLIGIGLLWALLFPLLHAMARRLSH; encoded by the coding sequence ATGCTTGAGCGGCTGGCTAATGCGCTGCTGTTCCAGATCGGCTGGCTGGCCTGCGTGCTCGGCGGCAACAGTTTGTGGTTGCTGCTGGCGCTGGCCGTGCTGGTGATTCATCTGCGCTGGATCAGCAGTTGGGTGGAGGAAGGCCGGCTGATTCTGAGCGTGGTGATTGTCGGCACGGCGGTGGACAGCGTGTTGCGCGGTTTGAACGTATTCGAGTTTCAGGATCTTTCACCGCTGATTCCACTGTGGCTGATGCTGCTCTGGGCCCTGCTGGCCACCACCCTGCGCCATTGCCTTGCATGGAGCGCACGGCCCTGGTGGCTGGCGAGCATGCTCGGCGCCGTCGGCGGCGGCTTGTCGTATTACGCCGGCGGAAGGCTGGCCGGCGTGCAATTCCCCTATGGCGAGATACCGACCCTGATCGGCATCGGCCTGCTCTGGGCGCTGCTGTTTCCGTTGCTGCATGCGATGGCCCGACGGTTGAGCCACTGA
- a CDS encoding molybdopterin-synthase adenylyltransferase MoeB — MLNDQELLRYSRQILLQHIDIDGQLKLKDSRVLIVGLGGLGAPVALYLAAAGVGELHLADFDTVDLTNLQRQIIHDTDSVGMSKVDSALKRLGAINPEIRLIAHRQALDEDSLAAAVAAVDLVLDCSDNFSTREAVNAACVAAGKPLVSGAAIRLEGQLSVFDPRRPESPCYHCLYGHGSEAELTCSEAGVVGPLVGLVGSLQALEALKVLVGFGEPLVGRLLLIDALGSRFRELRVKRDPGCSVCGSAHA; from the coding sequence GTGCTGAATGATCAGGAATTGCTGCGTTACAGTCGGCAGATTCTCCTGCAACACATCGACATCGACGGCCAACTGAAGCTCAAAGACAGCCGCGTGTTGATCGTCGGCCTCGGCGGGCTCGGTGCACCGGTTGCGTTGTATCTGGCGGCGGCGGGGGTCGGTGAGTTGCATCTCGCGGACTTCGATACGGTCGACCTGACCAACCTGCAACGCCAGATCATCCATGACACCGACAGTGTCGGCATGAGCAAGGTCGACTCGGCGCTCAAGCGACTGGGCGCGATCAACCCCGAGATTCGGCTGATCGCCCATCGTCAGGCGCTGGACGAGGACTCCCTCGCCGCGGCAGTGGCGGCGGTGGATCTGGTGCTCGATTGTTCCGATAATTTTTCGACGCGCGAGGCGGTCAACGCTGCGTGTGTGGCTGCGGGCAAACCGCTGGTCAGCGGCGCGGCGATTCGTCTTGAAGGGCAGCTGTCGGTGTTCGACCCGCGACGTCCCGAGAGCCCTTGCTACCACTGTTTATACGGGCACGGCAGCGAAGCCGAACTGACCTGCAGCGAAGCCGGCGTGGTCGGGCCGCTCGTGGGACTGGTCGGCAGCCTGCAAGCGCTGGAAGCCTTGAAGGTACTGGTCGGTTTCGGTGAACCGCTGGTGGGCAGGCTGTTGTTGATCGATGCGTTGGGTTCGCGTTTCCGTGAACTGCGGGTCAAGCGCGATCCGGGATGCAGTGTCTGTGGATCGGCTCATGCGTGA
- a CDS encoding DUF1365 domain-containing protein — MNSALYSGWIGHRRFAPRRHEFRYKIGLLYLDLSEQDEVFALSPLAGRSRFAPFSFRETDYLKTFTQRGVRLIDAVRQQVAAAIGHAPQGSVCLLTQPRSWGLSFNPVSFFYCHEADGQLAAIVCEVTNTPWRERYHYVLPARAPVDLLDFHQHFAVAKAFHVSPFLPRDLEYRMSFSPAAQTLGVHMADWQGEHKLFDATLNLQREPLDRRSLHRYLRRFPWMTAKTALAIYWQALRLLCKRAPLFAHQAADGSFQTATVPPRKHHHEIL, encoded by the coding sequence ATGAACAGTGCCCTTTACAGCGGCTGGATCGGCCATCGGCGCTTCGCGCCGCGCCGGCATGAGTTCCGCTACAAGATCGGTTTGCTCTACCTCGACCTGAGCGAACAGGACGAAGTATTTGCGCTGTCGCCACTGGCGGGACGGAGCAGGTTTGCGCCCTTTTCCTTCCGCGAAACCGATTACCTCAAAACCTTCACCCAGCGCGGTGTGCGGTTGATCGACGCGGTGCGTCAGCAGGTCGCCGCTGCCATCGGCCATGCCCCGCAAGGGTCGGTCTGCCTGCTGACGCAACCCCGCAGTTGGGGCTTGTCGTTCAATCCGGTGAGTTTCTTTTATTGCCATGAGGCTGACGGACAACTGGCGGCGATTGTCTGTGAAGTCACCAACACCCCGTGGCGTGAACGCTATCACTATGTATTGCCGGCCCGCGCACCGGTCGACCTGCTGGACTTTCACCAACACTTCGCCGTGGCCAAGGCGTTTCATGTGTCGCCGTTTCTGCCGCGCGACCTCGAATACCGCATGAGTTTCAGCCCCGCCGCACAAACCCTTGGTGTGCACATGGCTGACTGGCAGGGCGAACACAAACTGTTCGACGCCACCCTCAACCTGCAACGCGAGCCTCTCGACCGCCGCAGCCTGCACCGTTACCTGCGGCGTTTTCCGTGGATGACCGCGAAAACGGCCCTGGCGATTTATTGGCAAGCACTGCGCCTGCTGTGCAAACGCGCGCCCCTTTTCGCTCATCAGGCTGCCGACGGCAGCTTTCAAACCGCCACTGTCCCTCCCAGGAAACATCACCATGAAATCCTCTAG
- the hemA gene encoding glutamyl-tRNA reductase has protein sequence MAFLALGINHKTASVDVRERVAFTPEQLVEALQQLCRLTDSREAAILSTCNRSELYIEQDQLSADIVLRWLADYHHLSLDELRASAYVHEDDAAVRHMMRVASGLDSLVLGEPQILGQMKSAYAVAREAGTIGPLLGRLFQATFNAAKQVRTDTAIGENPVSVAFAAVSLAKQIFSDLQRSQALLIGAGETITLVARHLHELGVKRIVVANRTLERASLLAEQFGAHAVLLSDIPAELVRSDIVISSTASQLPILGKGAVESALKQRKHKPIFMVDIAVPRDIEPEVGELDDVYLYSVDDLHEVVAENLKSRQGAAQAAEEMVSVGADDFMVRLRELAAVDVLKAYRQQSERLRDEELQKALRLLANGGNAEDVLGQLARGLTNKLLHAPSVQLKKLSAEGRLDALAMAQELFALEGSPDSFSDKKPQ, from the coding sequence ATGGCCTTCCTTGCACTCGGTATTAACCACAAGACTGCGTCCGTAGACGTCCGCGAGCGCGTGGCCTTTACGCCTGAGCAGCTGGTTGAGGCCTTGCAGCAGCTCTGCCGACTCACCGACAGCCGCGAAGCTGCGATCCTCTCCACCTGCAATCGCAGTGAGCTTTATATAGAACAGGATCAGCTGTCGGCTGACATCGTGCTGCGCTGGCTGGCCGATTATCACCATTTGAGCCTCGACGAGCTGCGCGCGAGTGCTTATGTGCACGAAGATGATGCGGCAGTTCGTCACATGATGCGCGTCGCCTCCGGGCTCGATTCGCTGGTGTTGGGCGAACCGCAGATTCTCGGTCAGATGAAGTCGGCCTACGCCGTGGCCCGTGAGGCCGGCACCATCGGCCCGTTGCTCGGGCGCCTGTTCCAGGCGACGTTCAACGCCGCCAAGCAAGTGCGTACCGATACGGCGATCGGCGAGAACCCGGTGTCCGTGGCGTTTGCGGCGGTCAGCCTGGCCAAACAGATTTTCAGCGACTTGCAACGCAGCCAGGCGCTGCTGATCGGCGCCGGCGAGACCATCACCCTGGTCGCCCGCCACTTGCATGAGCTGGGGGTCAAGCGCATCGTCGTCGCCAACCGTACGCTGGAGCGTGCGAGCCTGCTGGCCGAGCAGTTTGGCGCGCATGCGGTGTTGCTCTCGGACATCCCGGCGGAACTGGTGCGCAGTGACATCGTCATCAGTTCGACCGCCAGTCAGTTGCCGATCCTCGGCAAGGGCGCCGTCGAAAGCGCGCTGAAGCAGCGCAAGCACAAGCCGATCTTCATGGTCGACATTGCCGTGCCTCGGGATATCGAACCGGAAGTCGGCGAGCTCGACGACGTTTACCTCTATAGCGTCGACGATCTTCACGAAGTCGTCGCCGAAAACCTCAAGAGTCGCCAGGGCGCAGCGCAAGCGGCCGAAGAAATGGTCTCGGTCGGCGCCGACGACTTCATGGTGCGCCTGCGCGAATTGGCGGCGGTCGACGTGCTCAAGGCCTATCGTCAACAGAGCGAAAGGCTGCGCGACGAGGAGCTGCAAAAAGCCCTGCGTCTGCTGGCCAACGGCGGTAACGCCGAAGACGTGCTGGGGCAACTGGCCCGTGGCCTGACCAATAAATTGTTGCACGCGCCCAGCGTGCAACTGAAAAAGCTTTCTGCCGAAGGCCGCCTCGATGCGCTGGCCATGGCCCAGGAACTCTTTGCCCTCGAGGGCTCACCGGATAGCTTTTCGGATAAAAAACCGCAATGA
- the prfA gene encoding peptide chain release factor 1 produces MKASLLNKLDILQDRFEELTALLGDGEVIADQARFRAYSKEYAELEPVVHAYKKLLSVQGDLEGAQALLKDSDPDMREMAVEEVREAKELLITLESDLQRMLLPKDPNDGRNVFLEIRAGTGGDEAAIFSGDLFRMYSRYAERRGWRVEILSENEGEHGGYKEVIARIEGDNVYGKLKFESGAHRVQRVPATESQGRIHTSACTVAVLPEPDEREAIEINPADLRVDTYRSSGAGGQHVNTTDSAIRITHIPTGTVVECQEERSQHKNRARAMAWLSAKLNDQQTAAAANAIASERKLLVGSGDRSERIRTYNFAQGRVTDHRVNLTLYSLDEILAGGVEAVIEPLLAEYQADQLAAIGE; encoded by the coding sequence ATGAAAGCGTCACTGCTCAATAAGCTGGACATCCTCCAGGACCGTTTCGAGGAACTGACCGCACTGCTCGGCGACGGCGAGGTCATTGCCGATCAGGCCAGGTTTCGCGCCTACTCCAAGGAATACGCCGAACTCGAACCGGTCGTTCACGCCTATAAAAAGCTGCTCAGCGTGCAGGGCGATCTTGAAGGCGCGCAGGCGCTGCTCAAGGATAGCGACCCGGACATGCGTGAAATGGCCGTGGAAGAAGTCCGCGAAGCCAAAGAATTGCTGATCACCCTGGAATCCGATCTGCAGCGAATGTTGCTGCCCAAGGATCCCAACGACGGTCGCAACGTCTTCCTCGAAATTCGCGCCGGTACCGGTGGCGACGAGGCGGCGATTTTCTCCGGCGACCTGTTCCGCATGTACTCGCGTTACGCCGAACGTCGTGGCTGGCGGGTGGAGATCCTTTCGGAAAACGAAGGCGAACACGGTGGCTATAAAGAAGTCATCGCCCGCATTGAAGGCGACAACGTTTACGGCAAGCTGAAATTCGAATCCGGCGCGCACCGCGTACAGCGTGTGCCGGCCACCGAATCCCAGGGCCGTATCCACACCTCGGCCTGCACCGTGGCGGTGTTGCCCGAGCCGGACGAGCGCGAAGCCATCGAGATCAACCCGGCGGACTTGCGCGTCGACACTTACCGTTCTTCCGGGGCTGGTGGGCAGCACGTCAACACGACCGATTCGGCGATCCGCATCACGCACATACCGACCGGCACCGTCGTTGAGTGTCAGGAAGAACGTTCCCAGCACAAGAACCGTGCCCGCGCTATGGCGTGGTTGTCGGCCAAGCTCAACGATCAACAAACCGCTGCGGCGGCCAATGCGATCGCCAGCGAGCGTAAATTGCTGGTGGGCTCGGGCGACCGTTCGGAGCGCATCCGCACCTACAACTTTGCCCAAGGCCGGGTCACCGACCATCGCGTCAACCTGACCCTGTATTCCCTGGATGAAATTCTCGCCGGTGGCGTGGAAGCGGTGATCGAGCCTTTGCTGGCCGAATACCAGGCTGACCAACTCGCAGCGATAGGTGAATAA
- a CDS encoding tetratricopeptide repeat protein: MNRSSALLLAFVFLSGCQALAPVSPDGTPPVEGTTPAPEKPKVYSSFSEETVFSLLSAELAGQRNRFDIALDNYVTQAINTQDPGVSERAFRIAEYLGADQPALDTALIWAKNAPEDLEAQRAAAVQLARAGRYDDSMVYMEKVLQGKGDTHFDFLALSAADTDQETRNGLMKSFDRLLQRHPNNSQLIFGKALLLQQDGDNKAALALLEDHPPEDGEIAPILLRARLLQLLSRGDEALPLLQKSIKKYPDDKRLRLTYARMLVEQDRMDDAKAEFSSLVQQYPEDDELRYSLALVCLEAKAWEEAKGYLEDLIARESHVDSAHLNLGRIAEERNDPQGALIEYAQVGPGNDYLPAQLRQADILMNNGKTAEAQSKLAAERDAQPDYAIQLYLIESETLSANKQDDKAWKVLQQALQQYPDDLNLLYTRAMLAEKRNDLAQMEKDLRLIIKRDPDNAMALNALGYTLSDRTTRYAEAKALIEQAHQINPEDPAVLDSLGWVNFRLGNLDDAEKYLRQALERFPDHEVAAHLGEVLWIKGNQREAKQIWGKFLKDQPDSTILRSTIKRLTGSETL; this comes from the coding sequence ATGAATAGATCTTCCGCGTTGCTCCTCGCTTTTGTCTTCCTCAGCGGCTGCCAGGCCTTGGCCCCCGTTTCGCCGGACGGCACGCCGCCGGTCGAAGGCACCACACCCGCGCCTGAAAAGCCCAAGGTTTACAGCTCGTTCAGCGAGGAAACCGTTTTCAGCCTGTTGAGCGCCGAACTCGCCGGCCAGCGCAATCGTTTCGACATTGCCCTGGACAACTACGTGACCCAGGCGATCAATACCCAGGATCCGGGTGTTTCCGAGCGCGCTTTCCGCATTGCCGAATACCTCGGCGCGGATCAACCGGCGCTGGACACCGCACTCATTTGGGCAAAAAACGCCCCGGAAGACCTCGAAGCGCAACGCGCCGCGGCCGTGCAACTGGCACGCGCCGGGCGATATGACGACTCCATGGTCTATATGGAGAAAGTCCTGCAGGGCAAGGGCGACACCCATTTCGACTTCCTCGCACTGTCGGCCGCCGACACCGATCAGGAAACACGCAACGGTCTGATGAAAAGTTTCGACCGTTTGTTGCAGCGTCACCCGAACAACAGTCAGCTGATTTTCGGCAAGGCCCTGCTCCTGCAGCAGGACGGCGACAACAAAGCGGCGCTGGCCCTGCTCGAAGACCACCCGCCGGAAGACGGCGAAATCGCGCCGATTCTGCTGCGCGCGCGCCTGCTTCAGCTGTTGAGCCGTGGCGACGAAGCCCTGCCGCTGCTGCAAAAAAGCATCAAGAAATACCCGGACGACAAGCGCCTGCGCCTGACTTACGCGCGCATGCTGGTCGAACAGGATCGAATGGACGACGCCAAGGCCGAGTTCTCCAGCCTGGTTCAGCAATACCCGGAAGACGACGAACTGCGCTATTCGCTGGCACTGGTCTGCCTGGAAGCCAAGGCCTGGGAAGAAGCCAAGGGTTATCTGGAAGACCTGATCGCCCGTGAGAGCCACGTCGATTCGGCGCACCTGAACCTCGGCCGCATCGCCGAAGAACGCAACGACCCGCAAGGCGCGCTCATCGAGTACGCCCAGGTCGGCCCGGGCAACGATTACCTGCCAGCGCAGTTGCGTCAGGCCGACATCCTGATGAACAACGGCAAGACCGCTGAAGCCCAGAGCAAACTGGCCGCCGAACGCGATGCCCAGCCTGACTATGCGATTCAGTTGTACCTGATCGAATCGGAAACCCTGTCGGCCAACAAACAGGACGACAAGGCCTGGAAAGTCTTGCAGCAAGCCCTGCAGCAGTACCCGGACGATCTGAATCTGCTGTACACCCGGGCGATGCTCGCGGAAAAACGCAACGACCTGGCACAGATGGAAAAGGACCTGCGCCTGATCATCAAGCGCGATCCGGACAACGCCATGGCGCTGAACGCTTTGGGCTACACCCTGTCTGACCGTACGACCCGCTACGCCGAAGCCAAGGCGCTGATCGAGCAGGCGCACCAGATCAACCCGGAAGATCCGGCGGTACTCGACAGCCTCGGCTGGGTGAATTTCCGCCTGGGCAACCTGGACGACGCCGAGAAATATCTGCGTCAGGCGCTGGAGCGCTTCCCTGATCACGAAGTGGCCGCTCACCTGGGCGAAGTGCTGTGGATCAAGGGCAACCAACGGGAAGCCAAACAGATCTGGGGCAAGTTCCTCAAGGATCAGCCCGACAGCACCATTCTGCGCAGTACCATCAAGCGCCTGACCGGATCCGAGACTCTCTAA
- a CDS encoding YkgJ family cysteine cluster protein: MKTIPHRQIVEPAVTCSTCAACCCQLEVMLITDTGVPERFIDTDDWGGEVMLRLDDGWCAALDRNTMMCTIYEKRPLICREFEMGAPECIEERKGIATVYR, encoded by the coding sequence ATGAAAACCATTCCCCACCGGCAAATCGTCGAACCTGCGGTCACGTGCTCGACCTGCGCGGCCTGCTGCTGTCAGCTGGAAGTGATGCTGATCACCGACACTGGCGTGCCCGAGCGCTTTATTGATACCGATGACTGGGGCGGTGAAGTGATGCTGCGTCTGGACGACGGCTGGTGTGCAGCGCTGGATCGCAACACCATGATGTGCACGATCTACGAGAAGCGCCCGCTGATCTGTCGCGAGTTCGAAATGGGCGCGCCTGAATGCATCGAAGAGCGCAAAGGTATTGCCACGGTGTATCGCTAA
- a CDS encoding acyloxyacyl hydrolase has protein sequence MKRLFCLAAIAAALMGQSITAQAAGVEFAVGATSDSTMTYRLGMNFDWDKSWLQSDVGRLTGYWSGAYTYWEGDKTSSNNSLSFSPVFVYEFAGQSVKPYVEAGIGVAAFSNTKYESNNIGGSFQFEDRFGFGLRFNGGHEVGIRATHYSNAGLSSNNDGVESYSLHYTMPL, from the coding sequence GTGAAGCGACTATTCTGCTTGGCCGCGATTGCGGCCGCACTGATGGGGCAAAGCATTACCGCACAGGCTGCTGGCGTCGAGTTCGCCGTCGGTGCAACAAGCGATTCGACCATGACTTATCGCCTGGGGATGAATTTCGACTGGGACAAGAGCTGGCTGCAGAGTGACGTCGGTCGCCTGACCGGTTACTGGAGCGGCGCCTACACCTACTGGGAAGGTGACAAGACCTCCAGCAACAACAGCCTGTCGTTCTCGCCGGTGTTCGTTTACGAGTTTGCCGGCCAGTCGGTCAAACCGTATGTCGAGGCGGGTATTGGCGTGGCGGCGTTTTCCAACACTAAATACGAATCCAACAATATCGGCGGCTCTTTCCAGTTCGAAGACCGTTTCGGTTTTGGTCTGCGTTTCAATGGCGGGCATGAAGTCGGGATTCGTGCAACGCACTATTCCAACGCCGGCCTTTCCAGCAACAACGATGGGGTAGAAAGTTACTCGCTGCATTACACGATGCCGCTGTAA
- a CDS encoding SAM-dependent methyltransferase → MKSSSLSVSRFSPHSLTGSLLRRGVLRQLAQLKHGQLRVIEEGEHLTFGTPGSPVLGEIHVNDPAVWGMVAGNGSIGAGEAFIHGYWSSPDLTAVVRVFVSNLDVLDAMEGGLARLGRPLVQGLHWLNRNTRKGSQRNIAAHYDLGNELFEQFLDPTMMYSAAQFLSPEDSLEQAQLNKLERICQKLALKPTDHLLEIGTGWGSMALYAAQHYGCRVTTTTLSKEQYAFTARRIEQLGLQERVTLLLKDYRDLTGEYDKLVSIEMIEAVGHRFLPTYFKQCAQLLKSNGLMLLQAITIRDQRYEQAKRGVDFIQRYIFPGGALPCVQKMLEVVSRDTDMNLLHMEDFGLHYARTLRMWHENFRHAHGRLSELGYDDYFLRLWEFYLCYCEGGFLERTIGTAQLLLAKPAAMPMPLLGRFDA, encoded by the coding sequence ATGAAATCCTCTAGCCTGTCGGTCAGCCGGTTCAGCCCCCACAGCCTGACCGGATCGCTATTGCGCCGTGGCGTGTTGCGCCAACTGGCCCAGCTCAAACACGGGCAACTGCGGGTCATCGAGGAAGGCGAGCACCTGACGTTCGGGACGCCGGGCAGTCCGGTGCTCGGGGAAATCCACGTCAACGATCCGGCCGTGTGGGGCATGGTGGCCGGCAATGGTTCAATCGGTGCCGGCGAGGCGTTTATCCACGGCTACTGGAGTTCGCCAGACCTGACGGCAGTGGTACGGGTGTTCGTCAGCAACCTTGATGTGCTCGACGCGATGGAGGGTGGCCTGGCGCGCCTCGGCCGTCCGCTGGTGCAGGGGCTGCACTGGCTCAATCGCAACACGCGCAAGGGCTCGCAGCGAAATATTGCCGCGCACTACGACCTGGGCAACGAGCTGTTCGAGCAGTTTCTTGATCCGACCATGATGTACTCGGCCGCACAATTCCTCTCGCCCGAAGACAGCCTGGAACAGGCACAACTGAACAAACTGGAGCGGATCTGCCAGAAACTCGCGCTCAAACCCACTGACCATCTGCTGGAGATCGGCACCGGTTGGGGCAGCATGGCGCTCTACGCGGCGCAGCATTATGGCTGCCGCGTAACCACCACCACGCTGTCCAAAGAGCAGTACGCGTTTACCGCACGACGCATCGAACAGCTCGGCTTGCAGGAACGCGTCACCCTGTTGCTCAAGGACTATCGCGACCTCACCGGCGAGTACGACAAACTGGTGTCGATCGAGATGATCGAAGCCGTCGGCCATCGCTTTTTGCCGACCTACTTCAAGCAGTGCGCACAGCTGCTTAAAAGCAACGGCCTGATGCTGTTGCAGGCGATCACCATCCGCGATCAGCGCTATGAACAGGCCAAACGCGGAGTCGATTTCATCCAGCGTTACATCTTCCCGGGCGGCGCCCTGCCCTGTGTGCAGAAAATGCTCGAAGTGGTCAGCCGCGACACCGACATGAACCTGCTGCACATGGAAGATTTCGGCCTGCACTACGCGCGCACCCTGCGTATGTGGCACGAAAACTTTCGCCACGCCCACGGGCGCCTGAGCGAGTTGGGCTACGACGATTACTTCCTGCGGTTGTGGGAGTTCTACCTGTGTTACTGCGAGGGCGGCTTCCTCGAGCGCACCATCGGCACCGCGCAATTGTTGCTGGCCAAACCGGCGGCGATGCCGATGCCACTGCTCGGTCGCTTCGATGCTTGA
- the prmC gene encoding peptide chain release factor N(5)-glutamine methyltransferase — protein sequence MTIIASLLRAAELPDSPTARLDAELLLAAALGKSRSFLHTWPERIVPTEAALTFAEYLQRRRGGEPVAYILGQQGFWKLDLEVAPHTLIPRPDTELLVEAALELLPATPAKVLDLGTGSGAIALALASERPAWRVTAVDRVLEAVALAERNRQRLHLDNATVLSSHWFSALAGQRFQLIISNPPYIAAADPHLVEGDVRFEPASALVAGVDGLDDLRLIVAQAPEHLEAGGWLMLEHGYDQAEAVRDLLLTRGFEEVHSRTDLGGHQRISLGRLPC from the coding sequence ATGACCATCATTGCCAGCCTGTTGCGCGCCGCCGAATTACCGGACTCACCGACTGCGCGCCTCGACGCCGAACTGCTCCTCGCTGCTGCGCTGGGCAAGTCGCGCAGCTTTCTGCACACCTGGCCCGAGCGCATCGTGCCGACAGAGGCCGCGCTGACGTTCGCCGAATACCTGCAACGGCGGCGTGGCGGCGAGCCGGTGGCCTATATTCTGGGGCAGCAAGGTTTCTGGAAACTCGATCTGGAAGTGGCGCCGCACACGCTGATCCCGCGTCCGGACACTGAGTTGCTGGTGGAAGCCGCGCTGGAGTTGCTCCCCGCGACCCCGGCCAAAGTCCTCGACCTTGGCACTGGCAGCGGCGCGATTGCTTTGGCTCTGGCCAGTGAGCGTCCGGCGTGGCGTGTCACGGCGGTCGATCGGGTGCTGGAAGCCGTTGCCCTGGCCGAGCGCAATCGCCAGCGTCTGCACCTGGACAACGCCACGGTGTTGAGCAGTCACTGGTTCAGCGCACTGGCAGGCCAGCGGTTTCAATTGATCATCAGCAACCCGCCCTATATTGCGGCGGCAGACCCGCACCTTGTCGAAGGCGATGTGCGCTTCGAACCGGCCAGCGCTCTGGTCGCCGGCGTGGACGGGCTCGACGATCTGCGCCTGATCGTCGCCCAGGCGCCGGAGCATCTGGAGGCGGGTGGCTGGCTGATGCTCGAGCACGGCTATGATCAAGCCGAAGCCGTGCGCGATTTGCTGCTGACCCGCGGTTTCGAAGAAGTCCACAGCCGCACCGATCTGGGCGGCCATCAACGGATCAGCCTGGGGCGCCTGCCGTGCTGA